The following proteins are encoded in a genomic region of Ctenopharyngodon idella isolate HZGC_01 chromosome 12, HZGC01, whole genome shotgun sequence:
- the bsk146 gene encoding serine/threonine-protein kinase SBK1: protein MSSSPVVSRVSVDILEELQLFTAQNLEKVEVNKYYEVIRELGKGTYGKVDLVIHKIRGNKMALKFLKKKTTKLKSFLREYSISLYLSPCPFVINMSGIAFETEEYYVFAQEYAPSGDLFDIIPPQVGLPEPVAKRCVHQVAIALDYLHSKKLVHRDIKPENILIFDKECRKVKLSDFGMTRRAGSPVKRVSGTIPYTAPELCDTSKHEGFCVDYSTDVWAFGVLLFCMLTGNFPWEKAMPSDTFYEEFVRWQRRRTGAVPSQWRRFTDEALRMFRKLLALEQERRCSVKEVFAHFSHRWMLDGQSGGNHHQATLNSSSEEEELLVDRMKQQTLSPTASKSNGVESGSAHHFTSVSTNSSVSSTNSYERSARDSPPSSRILVTTPIEICV, encoded by the exons ATGAGCTCTTCTCCTGTCGTCTCGCGCGTGTCCGTCGACATCCTGGAGGAACTGCAGCTGTTCACTGCTCAAAACCTGGAGAAGGTCGAGGTCAACAAATACTATGAAGTCATACGGGAGCTCGGCAAGGGCACTTATGGGAAGGTGGACCTCGTCATCCATAAGATCAGAG GTAACAAGATGGCTCTGAAGTTTCTAAAGAAGAAAACAACCAAGCTGAAGAGTTTCTTAAGAGAGTACAGCATCTCCCTCTATCTTTCTCCGTGTCCCTTTGTCATCAACATGTCTGGCATTGCATTTGAAACGGAGGAGTATTATGTTTTTGCACAGGAGTACGCGCCGTCTGGAGACTTGTTTGATATCATTCCACCACAG GTGGGACTGCCGGAGCCGGTGGCGAAGCGCTGCGTTCATCAGGTGGCTATCGCCCTGGACTACCTGCACTCCAAGAAGCTGGTGCACAGAGACATCAAGCCCGAGAACATCTTAATCTTTGACAAGGAGTGTCGCAAGGTCAAGCTGTCGGACTTCGGCATGACGCGGCGTGCCGGGTCGCCGGTGAAGCGTGTGAGCGGCACCATCCCCTACACGGCGCCGGAGCTCTGTGACACGTCCAAGCACGAGGGTTTCTGCGTGGACTACAGCACGGACGTGTGGGCCTTCGGAGTGCTGCTCTTCTGCATGCTCACCGGGAACTTCCCCTGGGAGAAGGCCATGCCGTCCGACACTTTCTACGAAGAGTTTGTGCGCTGGCAGAGGCGGCGGACGGGCGCGGTGCCGTCGCAGTGGCGCCGCTTCACGGACGAAGCCCTGCGCATGTTCCGAAAACTCCTGGCCTTGGAGCAGGAACGCCGCTGCTCGGTCAAGGAGGTGTTCGCGCATTTCAGCCACCGTTGGATGCTGGATGGCCAGAGCGGCGGAAACCACCATCAGGCCACGCTGAACTCTTCATCTGAGGAGGAGGAGCTGCTGGTGGACCGCATGAAGCAGCAGACCTTGTCTCCGACGGCTTCCAAGAGCAACGGCGTGGAGTCCGGATCAGCTCACCACTTCACCTCCGTGTCCACGAACAGCTCCGTGTCTTCCACCAACAGCTACGAGCGTTCGGCCAGAGACAGTCCTCCTAGCAGCCGCATCCTGGTCACGACGCCTATAGAGATCTGCGTGTGA
- the si:dkey-94l16.4 gene encoding uncharacterized protein si:dkey-94l16.4 isoform X1, whose protein sequence is MHLLRSVDMEEPPSNSDGLQPQDLSSACGLPNIFDLTRNGEECLLKANPIDALRVVQTPGWFVNPGTSNGTVLPENDSDLLPLPTDQIQPDNAFSNTAVMLSYLSRSHVFSEHSPVYGVPSAFLRAYDPGKLAADAGDAPLTVDVDQHCLQQVSVPVGLTACEQFSFMTPAQVVENVAAFCYLQQPPDMENLALETLKSLQADPSECRFPISMDELQNGAANALWNVGPFEGGFPEDNGTDAEGLCPNANPELVFLISRSEEPVVLTNENGAASFTMPLNQDVISPLDPKSPSEEQIENVCALPQAASLQSGVVDDAKQEEESDAKTESSCNNPTESMQVNDASAGQTDTDAFKSSDGLSSLTTEKTFERKKLPPRARRGTRMVAIVQNIQPTRYKPSRVRVIKSQARKSKKNVSSTSLERMQDVAEEKTALHLQKEETEIRRSRRNKATQSTSSSAKTLDAFLKSTKKKSSERKRNCHSLPMPQKQVTAHKRPTSAKKSHAGKRKRKKHKVGRTSFFSPQEPEIKLKCLNCKEEKKEVRDDTFRPYVRVHLKDFPTCTVVNYPENKRGKQSASAGFVSGVMPATPGLQYGRVCVDGTRSDVLVCCLCGGSSNAMDLGDLHGPYYPEGYKSASKVISNPEEEEDNSDSNSSFRGGSWTNSFRRLAESPASRWTEPSSSPSAKRPRTDSTTDWFSPPVVPLDASEHWLHVDCAIWSAGVFLVRGKLYGLEKAVRLAKASGCSTCQKRGATLGCVFKGCPNKYHYTCAVQSGCVLNEDNFSMKCRRHKNKSIKGSSYGQINR, encoded by the exons TTGATATGGAAGAGCCTCCCAGCAACTCCGATGGTTTACAGCCTCAGGATCTGTCGTCGGCCTGCGGCCTTCCCAACATCTTCGATCTGACGCGGAACGGTGAGGAATGTCTGCTGAAAGCGAATCCCATCGACGCCTTGCGTGTTGTGCAGACGCCGGGCTGGTTCGTCAATCCTGGGACCAGCAATGGGACGGTTCTTCCAGAGAACGACTCTGACCTGCTGCCGCTTCCCACAGACCAGATCCAACCGGATAATGCGTTTTCCAACACGGCCGTCATGCTCTCATACCTGAGCCGGTCGCATGTCTTCTCAGAGCATTCCCCGGTGTATGGCGTTCCTTCGGCATTCCTTCGTGCCTACGATCCTGGCAAGCTGGCGGCAGACGCGGGAGACGCGCCACTTACGGTGGACGTGGACCAACACTGTCTCCAGCAGGTGTCCGTGCCGGTCGGACTAACAGCCTGCGAGCAGTTCAGCTTCATGACGCCGGCTCAGGTCGTCGAGAACGTGGCAGCGTTCTGCTACCTTCAACAACCTCCGGACATGGAAAACCTTGCTTTGGAAACACTCAAGTCTTTACAAGCCGATCCCAGCGAGTGCAGGTTTCCCATCAGCATGGACGAACTTCAGAACGGAGCTGCTAATGCCCTGTGGAACGTCGGACCCTTCGAGGGAGGATTTCCGGAGGACAATGGCACGGATGCGGAGGGATTGTGTCCAAACGCAAACCCGGAGCTTGTCTTTCTCATCTCCAGATCCGAGGAGCCGGTCGTTTTAACGAACGAGAATGGAGCTGCGAGCTTCACCATGCCGTTAAACCAAGACGTCATTAGTCCGTTAGATCCCAAATCACCTTCAGAAGAGCAAATAGAGAATGTTTGCGCTTTGCCGCAGGCTGCAAGTTTGCAGAGTGGAGTAGTGGATGATGCAAAGCAAGAAGAGGAGTCGGATGCGAAGACCGAATCGTCCTGCAACAATCCAACCGAGTCCATGCAGGTCAATGATGCATCTGCAGGACAAACAGACACGGATGCATTCAAATCAAGCGATGGATTGTCTTCGCTCACCACCGAGAAGACTTTTGAGAGGAAGAAACTGCCTCCAAGAGCCCGAAGAGGCACAAGGATGGTAGCCATTGTTCAAAACATCCAACCCACCAGGTACAAACCAAGTCGTGTTCGTGTTATAAAATCTCAGGCGAGAAAGTCCAAGAAAAACGTGTCCTCCACTTCCCTGGAAAGGATGCAGGATGTGGCCGAAGAAAAGACGGCATTGCATTTACAGAAAGAAGAAACAGAAATCAGGCGCTCCAGGAGAAACAAAGCCACACAATCTACCTCATCTTCTGCAAAGACTTTAGATGCATTCTTAAAATCAACAAAGAAAAAGTCCTCCGAAAGGAAAAGAAACTGTCATTCCTTACCGATGCCTCAAAAACAAGTCACTGCTCACAAACGACCAACTTCTGCGAAGAAATCTCATGCTGGCAAgcggaaaagaaagaaacacaaagTCGGCCGCACATCCTTTTTCTCTCCGCAGGAACCCgaaattaaactgaaatgtCTGAACTGCAAGGAAGAGAAGAAGGAGGTGCGGGATGACACCTTCAGGCCGTATGTGCGCGTGCATCTCAAGGACTTCCCAACCTGTACGGTTGTCAACTATCCAGAGAACAAGCGGGGAAAGCAGTCAGCGTCTGCCGGCTTTGTGTCCGGCGTGATGCCAGCGACGCCTGGACTGCAGTATGGACGAGTCTGCGTGGACGGCACGCGGAGCGACGTCCTAGTTTGCTGTCTCTGCGGGGGATCATCGAATGCGATGGACCTTGGAGACCTGCATGGCCCGTATTACCCTGAAGGCTACAAATCGGCCTCCAAAGTCATTTCCAAtccagaggaggaggaggacaaTAGTGACTCCAACTCGTCTTTTAGAGGAGGCAGTTGGACAAACTCTTTTCGCAGGCTGGCGGAGTCGCCGGCTTCGAGATGGACCGAGCCGTCCAGTAGTCCGTCAGCGAAGAGACCCAGGACAGACTCCACCACTGATTGGTTCAGCCCTCCCGTGGTTCCTCTTGACGCTAGCGAGCACTGGCTCCACGTGGACTGTGCCATATGGTCCGCAGGTGTCTTTCTGGTTCGGGGAAAACTGTACGGGCTGGAAAAAGCCGTCAGGTTGGCGAAAGCATCG GGTTGTTCGACTTGTCAAAAAAGGGGAGCGACGTTGGGCTGCGTTTTCAAAGGCTGCCCAAACAAGTACCACTACACATGTGCGGTGCAATCAG GTTGTGTATTAAACGAGGATAATTTCTCAATGAAATGCAGAAGGCACAAG AACAAGTCCATTAAAGGATCATCATATGGTCAAATCAACAGGTGA
- the si:dkey-94l16.4 gene encoding uncharacterized protein si:dkey-94l16.4 isoform X2: MEEPPSNSDGLQPQDLSSACGLPNIFDLTRNGEECLLKANPIDALRVVQTPGWFVNPGTSNGTVLPENDSDLLPLPTDQIQPDNAFSNTAVMLSYLSRSHVFSEHSPVYGVPSAFLRAYDPGKLAADAGDAPLTVDVDQHCLQQVSVPVGLTACEQFSFMTPAQVVENVAAFCYLQQPPDMENLALETLKSLQADPSECRFPISMDELQNGAANALWNVGPFEGGFPEDNGTDAEGLCPNANPELVFLISRSEEPVVLTNENGAASFTMPLNQDVISPLDPKSPSEEQIENVCALPQAASLQSGVVDDAKQEEESDAKTESSCNNPTESMQVNDASAGQTDTDAFKSSDGLSSLTTEKTFERKKLPPRARRGTRMVAIVQNIQPTRYKPSRVRVIKSQARKSKKNVSSTSLERMQDVAEEKTALHLQKEETEIRRSRRNKATQSTSSSAKTLDAFLKSTKKKSSERKRNCHSLPMPQKQVTAHKRPTSAKKSHAGKRKRKKHKVGRTSFFSPQEPEIKLKCLNCKEEKKEVRDDTFRPYVRVHLKDFPTCTVVNYPENKRGKQSASAGFVSGVMPATPGLQYGRVCVDGTRSDVLVCCLCGGSSNAMDLGDLHGPYYPEGYKSASKVISNPEEEEDNSDSNSSFRGGSWTNSFRRLAESPASRWTEPSSSPSAKRPRTDSTTDWFSPPVVPLDASEHWLHVDCAIWSAGVFLVRGKLYGLEKAVRLAKASGCSTCQKRGATLGCVFKGCPNKYHYTCAVQSGCVLNEDNFSMKCRRHKNKSIKGSSYGQINR, from the exons ATGGAAGAGCCTCCCAGCAACTCCGATGGTTTACAGCCTCAGGATCTGTCGTCGGCCTGCGGCCTTCCCAACATCTTCGATCTGACGCGGAACGGTGAGGAATGTCTGCTGAAAGCGAATCCCATCGACGCCTTGCGTGTTGTGCAGACGCCGGGCTGGTTCGTCAATCCTGGGACCAGCAATGGGACGGTTCTTCCAGAGAACGACTCTGACCTGCTGCCGCTTCCCACAGACCAGATCCAACCGGATAATGCGTTTTCCAACACGGCCGTCATGCTCTCATACCTGAGCCGGTCGCATGTCTTCTCAGAGCATTCCCCGGTGTATGGCGTTCCTTCGGCATTCCTTCGTGCCTACGATCCTGGCAAGCTGGCGGCAGACGCGGGAGACGCGCCACTTACGGTGGACGTGGACCAACACTGTCTCCAGCAGGTGTCCGTGCCGGTCGGACTAACAGCCTGCGAGCAGTTCAGCTTCATGACGCCGGCTCAGGTCGTCGAGAACGTGGCAGCGTTCTGCTACCTTCAACAACCTCCGGACATGGAAAACCTTGCTTTGGAAACACTCAAGTCTTTACAAGCCGATCCCAGCGAGTGCAGGTTTCCCATCAGCATGGACGAACTTCAGAACGGAGCTGCTAATGCCCTGTGGAACGTCGGACCCTTCGAGGGAGGATTTCCGGAGGACAATGGCACGGATGCGGAGGGATTGTGTCCAAACGCAAACCCGGAGCTTGTCTTTCTCATCTCCAGATCCGAGGAGCCGGTCGTTTTAACGAACGAGAATGGAGCTGCGAGCTTCACCATGCCGTTAAACCAAGACGTCATTAGTCCGTTAGATCCCAAATCACCTTCAGAAGAGCAAATAGAGAATGTTTGCGCTTTGCCGCAGGCTGCAAGTTTGCAGAGTGGAGTAGTGGATGATGCAAAGCAAGAAGAGGAGTCGGATGCGAAGACCGAATCGTCCTGCAACAATCCAACCGAGTCCATGCAGGTCAATGATGCATCTGCAGGACAAACAGACACGGATGCATTCAAATCAAGCGATGGATTGTCTTCGCTCACCACCGAGAAGACTTTTGAGAGGAAGAAACTGCCTCCAAGAGCCCGAAGAGGCACAAGGATGGTAGCCATTGTTCAAAACATCCAACCCACCAGGTACAAACCAAGTCGTGTTCGTGTTATAAAATCTCAGGCGAGAAAGTCCAAGAAAAACGTGTCCTCCACTTCCCTGGAAAGGATGCAGGATGTGGCCGAAGAAAAGACGGCATTGCATTTACAGAAAGAAGAAACAGAAATCAGGCGCTCCAGGAGAAACAAAGCCACACAATCTACCTCATCTTCTGCAAAGACTTTAGATGCATTCTTAAAATCAACAAAGAAAAAGTCCTCCGAAAGGAAAAGAAACTGTCATTCCTTACCGATGCCTCAAAAACAAGTCACTGCTCACAAACGACCAACTTCTGCGAAGAAATCTCATGCTGGCAAgcggaaaagaaagaaacacaaagTCGGCCGCACATCCTTTTTCTCTCCGCAGGAACCCgaaattaaactgaaatgtCTGAACTGCAAGGAAGAGAAGAAGGAGGTGCGGGATGACACCTTCAGGCCGTATGTGCGCGTGCATCTCAAGGACTTCCCAACCTGTACGGTTGTCAACTATCCAGAGAACAAGCGGGGAAAGCAGTCAGCGTCTGCCGGCTTTGTGTCCGGCGTGATGCCAGCGACGCCTGGACTGCAGTATGGACGAGTCTGCGTGGACGGCACGCGGAGCGACGTCCTAGTTTGCTGTCTCTGCGGGGGATCATCGAATGCGATGGACCTTGGAGACCTGCATGGCCCGTATTACCCTGAAGGCTACAAATCGGCCTCCAAAGTCATTTCCAAtccagaggaggaggaggacaaTAGTGACTCCAACTCGTCTTTTAGAGGAGGCAGTTGGACAAACTCTTTTCGCAGGCTGGCGGAGTCGCCGGCTTCGAGATGGACCGAGCCGTCCAGTAGTCCGTCAGCGAAGAGACCCAGGACAGACTCCACCACTGATTGGTTCAGCCCTCCCGTGGTTCCTCTTGACGCTAGCGAGCACTGGCTCCACGTGGACTGTGCCATATGGTCCGCAGGTGTCTTTCTGGTTCGGGGAAAACTGTACGGGCTGGAAAAAGCCGTCAGGTTGGCGAAAGCATCG GGTTGTTCGACTTGTCAAAAAAGGGGAGCGACGTTGGGCTGCGTTTTCAAAGGCTGCCCAAACAAGTACCACTACACATGTGCGGTGCAATCAG GTTGTGTATTAAACGAGGATAATTTCTCAATGAAATGCAGAAGGCACAAG AACAAGTCCATTAAAGGATCATCATATGGTCAAATCAACAGGTGA